A portion of the Barnesiella propionica genome contains these proteins:
- a CDS encoding Lrp/AsnC family transcriptional regulator produces the protein MGYHQLDSLDYKILKLIASNARIPFLEVARECNVSGAAIHQRVQKLTNLGIIKGSEYVIDSNKIGFETCAYIGFYLQKPGQFNDVVDKLKEIPEVVECHYTTGQYDMFIKLYARNNSHLLEIIHKKLQPLGLARTESLISFKEVFKRQLPIEDLEVYVE, from the coding sequence ATGGGATATCATCAATTAGACAGTCTGGATTATAAAATCCTGAAACTGATTGCATCAAATGCCCGGATTCCGTTTCTTGAAGTAGCCCGGGAATGCAATGTATCGGGAGCTGCCATTCATCAACGTGTCCAGAAATTAACCAATCTGGGTATTATCAAGGGATCGGAATATGTTATAGACTCGAACAAAATAGGATTCGAAACTTGTGCTTATATCGGATTTTACCTCCAGAAACCAGGACAATTCAACGATGTTGTAGACAAACTAAAAGAAATTCCCGAAGTCGTAGAGTGCCATTATACCACAGGTCAATATGACATGTTTATCAAATTATATGCACGCAACAACAGTCATTTGCTGGAAATAATACACAAGAAACTTCAACCCTTGGGACTCGCCCGTACCGAATCCCTTATTTCTTTCAAAGAAGTATTCAAACGCCAACTCCCTATTGAAGACCTGGAAGTGTATGTAGAATAA
- the dprA gene encoding DNA-processing protein DprA, with product MKQDSDNLCYQIAFSRVKGMNILLARQWMETTGNLESFFTLPDKEIKEITGWNGKIISGENRKEALRIAKNELAFLEKKHVSALFFTQDNYPARLLDCTDAPLLLYYFGNGNINAKKILSIVGTRHATAYGKGFCEELIKDLSYCYPDLLIISGLAYGIDICAHRAALKNNLQTVGVLAHGLNQVYPSNHRHTAIEMLHQGGLITEYPSTQSINKGNFVARNRIVAGMCDAVVVIESGEKGGALITAGIAESYHRDVFALPGRTGDTWSQGCNRLIHQNKAALITSARDLIESMRWSLPAKETIQPSLFQELNDEENLILNVLRQQGEAQINQLTVMLEMTASQVLSNLIELEFKNLIRTFPGGVYRPV from the coding sequence ATGAAACAGGACTCCGATAATCTCTGTTACCAAATAGCATTTTCCCGCGTCAAAGGAATGAATATTCTGCTCGCACGCCAATGGATGGAAACAACCGGAAATCTGGAATCATTCTTCACATTACCGGATAAAGAAATAAAAGAAATTACCGGATGGAACGGAAAAATAATTTCCGGAGAAAATCGTAAAGAAGCATTACGTATAGCTAAAAACGAATTGGCTTTCTTGGAAAAGAAACATGTCTCCGCGTTATTCTTCACGCAAGATAATTATCCGGCACGCCTGTTGGATTGCACCGACGCCCCGCTTCTGCTTTATTACTTCGGAAACGGCAATATAAATGCAAAAAAAATTCTGAGTATTGTAGGGACCAGACATGCTACAGCCTACGGAAAGGGATTCTGCGAGGAATTAATCAAGGACCTGTCCTATTGTTATCCCGATTTACTCATCATTAGCGGCCTGGCTTATGGTATAGATATCTGCGCACACAGAGCCGCCCTGAAAAACAATCTGCAAACCGTAGGTGTATTGGCTCACGGATTGAACCAGGTGTACCCTTCCAACCACCGGCATACAGCGATAGAAATGCTGCATCAGGGAGGTCTGATTACAGAATATCCTTCCACACAATCTATTAATAAAGGGAACTTTGTCGCCCGCAACCGGATTGTTGCCGGAATGTGTGATGCCGTCGTCGTTATAGAATCGGGAGAAAAAGGAGGAGCTCTTATTACAGCAGGAATTGCCGAAAGCTATCACAGGGATGTTTTTGCTTTACCCGGAAGGACGGGCGATACCTGGTCTCAAGGATGTAACCGGCTCATCCACCAAAACAAAGCAGCACTTATTACCTCCGCCCGTGATCTCATTGAATCCATGCGTTGGAGCTTACCGGCAAAAGAAACGATACAGCCGTCATTATTCCAAGAACTGAACGACGAGGAGAACCTTATCCTAAACGTACTACGGCAACAAGGGGAAGCACAAATAAATCAACTGACCGTCATGCTCGAGATGACTGCATCGCAAGTATTGTCGAATCTCATAGAACTGGAATTCAAAAATCTGATACGCACTTTCCCGGGAGGAGTTTACCGGCCTGTATGA
- a CDS encoding metal ABC transporter solute-binding protein, Zn/Mn family, with the protein MRLRILFILILALAVTAVSCSLKNEEKKIVTVTIQPQKYFAEKIAGDRFEINCIVPVGSNPEAYDPSPSHLVHLGKSVAYFKIGYIGFELAWMDKLIQNNPNMKIYDNSKGISYLEGTHMHADTPNDMHDDIDPHIWSSPKMAYKIAENMYEAFVELDPAHKKEYTRNYENLVSEISKVESEITARLLPVQGTMFAIYHPSLSYLAADYKLQQLSIETNGKEPSALYMKKAIDIARKNNVKVIFIQKEFDMKQAKTFASEIGAKIVVIDPLNYHWGEELIHIADALGKE; encoded by the coding sequence ATGAGGTTAAGAATTTTATTTATTCTTATATTGGCGTTGGCTGTCACGGCGGTTTCCTGTTCATTGAAAAATGAGGAGAAGAAAATTGTCACAGTGACTATTCAGCCTCAAAAGTATTTTGCCGAAAAGATAGCCGGTGATCGGTTCGAAATAAATTGTATTGTTCCTGTCGGGAGTAATCCGGAAGCGTATGATCCTTCTCCATCTCACTTGGTGCATTTAGGAAAAAGCGTTGCCTATTTTAAGATCGGCTATATAGGTTTCGAGTTGGCCTGGATGGATAAACTTATCCAGAATAATCCGAACATGAAAATATATGATAATTCTAAGGGCATATCCTATCTGGAAGGCACTCATATGCATGCTGATACGCCGAATGATATGCACGACGATATAGATCCTCATATATGGAGTTCTCCCAAGATGGCTTATAAGATAGCCGAAAATATGTATGAGGCATTTGTGGAACTTGATCCGGCTCATAAAAAAGAATATACCAGAAATTATGAAAATCTTGTTTCTGAAATAAGCAAGGTTGAATCCGAAATTACAGCACGTCTTTTGCCGGTGCAAGGTACGATGTTCGCTATCTACCATCCGTCATTGAGTTATCTGGCTGCCGATTATAAGCTGCAACAGTTGAGTATTGAAACCAATGGAAAGGAACCGTCTGCCTTATATATGAAAAAGGCTATAGATATAGCTCGCAAGAATAATGTCAAGGTCATCTTTATCCAGAAAGAATTCGATATGAAACAAGCGAAGACTTTTGCTTCGGAAATAGGGGCAAAGATCGTTGTGATAGATCCCTTGAATTATCATTGGGGAGAAGAGTTAATACATATAGCAGATGCTCTCGGAAAAGAATAA
- a CDS encoding M20 metallopeptidase family protein, with the protein MERIIPDIHKELRNTVINCYRDLHQYPELSFEEVKTASYICSVLDKNNIPYRSHIGGYGIVASIEGKNPQKRTIAIRADMDALPIQEQNEIEYRSKIPHVMHACGHDAHMACLIGCALSLNRIKALFEGTLLCVFQAAEEKDPGGAYLMLKDGLFGKTLPDVMLAMHCNADIPCGSIAINEGYIMASADEIHIKISGQGGHGALQHRINDTVLAAAQTLQGMHLAIAKNRNPFIPSLLSVGRFIADGATNVIPDEVQISGSLRCMNESERKRLKSLLKEVIMHTAEAFGCKSEIIMNDGYPCVYNDPEITRSVRTYAEKLLGKEHILPMEPRMTADDFGFFSAIIPSAYFRLGIQGTGNPNCGGQHTSTFLIDEAALTTGTDILSHLAVQFLNRE; encoded by the coding sequence ATGGAAAGAATTATACCGGACATACATAAGGAATTAAGAAATACCGTTATAAATTGTTACAGGGACTTACACCAGTATCCTGAACTATCTTTCGAAGAGGTAAAAACAGCCTCTTATATATGTTCTGTTCTTGATAAGAATAATATCCCTTACCGCAGTCATATTGGCGGGTACGGTATCGTAGCTTCCATAGAAGGGAAAAATCCTCAAAAAAGAACCATAGCGATACGGGCCGATATGGACGCGCTCCCCATACAAGAACAAAATGAAATAGAATACCGCTCCAAAATACCCCATGTTATGCACGCTTGCGGACACGATGCACATATGGCCTGCCTGATAGGATGTGCACTGTCATTGAACCGAATAAAAGCTTTATTCGAAGGTACGCTACTTTGCGTATTCCAAGCAGCCGAAGAAAAAGATCCGGGAGGAGCATATTTGATGCTGAAAGACGGATTATTCGGGAAAACTCTTCCGGATGTCATGCTGGCAATGCATTGCAATGCCGACATTCCTTGCGGCTCAATAGCCATTAACGAAGGATATATCATGGCCTCCGCCGATGAAATACACATAAAAATATCAGGACAGGGAGGACACGGAGCCCTTCAACACCGTATCAATGATACCGTATTAGCTGCAGCTCAAACATTACAGGGAATGCATCTGGCCATTGCCAAAAACAGGAACCCGTTCATTCCGTCACTATTATCGGTGGGAAGATTCATTGCCGACGGTGCGACAAATGTAATTCCGGATGAAGTGCAGATATCCGGTTCGCTCCGTTGCATGAATGAATCCGAGAGGAAACGTCTCAAATCTTTATTAAAAGAAGTCATAATGCATACGGCAGAAGCTTTCGGATGTAAAAGCGAAATCATAATGAACGACGGATATCCCTGTGTCTATAACGATCCTGAAATTACCCGGTCGGTTCGCACATACGCAGAAAAATTACTCGGTAAAGAACATATACTGCCCATGGAACCCAGAATGACAGCAGACGACTTCGGCTTTTTCTCGGCCATTATCCCTTCCGCTTATTTCAGGTTAGGAATTCAAGGAACCGGCAATCCGAATTGCGGAGGACAACATACATCCACCTTTCTGATAGATGAAGCCGCCCTGACGACAGGAACAGATATCTTGTCACATCTGGCGGTGCAATTTCTCAATCGGGAATAG
- a CDS encoding inositol monophosphatase family protein, protein MEKLINDLLHKATEWAREAGKIQLRYFRGKHLDIQTKFNLHDVVTIADKESEKYLIEQINKTFPGHAILGEESGEHTGTEDFRWVIDPLDGTTNYSQGLPIFSVSIGIQYKGDTIVGVVYAPYLDELYTAIIRKGAFLNGLPIQVSNKKELDRSVLSTGFPIDKDRNPDNNADNLIRILPHVRGIRRLGSAAYDLCCVASGTLDGYWELDLHAWDVCAGELIVKEAGGEIRTFRNDRGISILAGSKEIVRQILPQLSERPYRPQI, encoded by the coding sequence ATGGAAAAACTTATAAACGACCTGCTCCATAAAGCCACAGAATGGGCCCGGGAAGCCGGGAAAATACAACTTCGCTATTTCCGGGGAAAACATCTCGATATACAAACAAAATTCAATCTCCACGACGTAGTCACCATCGCTGACAAGGAAAGTGAAAAATATCTGATAGAACAAATCAACAAAACATTCCCGGGACATGCCATACTGGGAGAAGAAAGCGGAGAACACACCGGAACGGAAGATTTCCGCTGGGTAATTGATCCCCTCGACGGAACGACAAATTACAGTCAGGGGCTCCCTATCTTCTCTGTATCTATTGGTATACAATACAAAGGCGACACGATCGTAGGGGTTGTATATGCTCCCTATCTCGACGAACTATATACGGCAATCATACGCAAAGGTGCATTTTTGAACGGCCTGCCTATACAGGTATCTAATAAAAAAGAACTCGACCGTTCTGTCCTTTCAACCGGATTTCCCATAGACAAAGATAGAAATCCCGATAACAATGCCGATAATCTGATCCGTATTCTTCCGCATGTCCGGGGTATACGCCGGCTGGGATCGGCCGCATATGATCTGTGTTGCGTGGCCTCCGGTACGCTGGACGGATATTGGGAGTTGGACCTCCACGCATGGGATGTTTGTGCAGGAGAACTTATTGTTAAAGAAGCAGGAGGTGAAATACGCACATTCAGGAATGACAGAGGAATATCCATACTTGCAGGATCCAAAGAAATAGTTCGCCAAATATTACCTCAATTGAGCGAACGGCCCTATCGTCCGCAAATTTAA
- the trpS gene encoding tryptophan--tRNA ligase: MKETVVSGIRSTGNLHLGNYYGALKNFVKMQDENNCFFFIADLHALTTHPDPALLHANVKNILAEYLASGLDPEKSTIFIQSDIPEISELYLLLNMHVYVGELERTVSFKEKIRKQPENVNAGLLTYPSLMAADIMIHRATKVPVGKDQEQHLEMTRRFSRRFNTIYGVEYFPEPTSYNFGKETIKIPGLNGSGKMGKSEGNCVYLIDDEKTLRKKVMRAVTDEGPQTPNAPKSEPVENLFTILKIVSTPDTVDYFEEKYNHCEIRYGDMKKQLAEDILKVTLPIRERILDIQNNDEFLRKVVRTGAEKARESAAKTLRDVREIMGFKPF, translated from the coding sequence ATGAAAGAAACAGTCGTGAGCGGTATACGCTCCACAGGAAATCTACACTTAGGTAATTACTACGGTGCCCTCAAAAATTTTGTAAAAATGCAGGATGAAAACAATTGCTTCTTTTTTATCGCCGACCTGCACGCATTAACCACCCACCCCGACCCGGCCTTACTACACGCCAATGTAAAGAACATACTGGCCGAATATCTGGCCTCAGGACTCGATCCCGAAAAGTCCACGATATTCATACAGAGCGATATACCCGAAATATCAGAACTTTACCTGCTGCTGAATATGCACGTATATGTAGGAGAACTGGAACGTACCGTATCTTTTAAAGAAAAAATACGCAAACAACCCGAGAACGTAAATGCCGGATTACTTACCTACCCTAGCCTCATGGCTGCCGATATCATGATACATCGGGCTACGAAAGTCCCGGTAGGAAAAGACCAGGAACAACATTTGGAAATGACGCGCCGCTTTTCCCGCCGTTTCAACACCATCTATGGAGTAGAATATTTTCCTGAGCCCACCAGCTATAACTTCGGAAAAGAAACCATCAAGATACCAGGTCTGAACGGTTCGGGTAAAATGGGTAAATCTGAAGGTAATTGCGTCTATCTGATAGATGACGAAAAGACATTGCGGAAAAAGGTCATGCGCGCAGTAACCGATGAAGGACCGCAAACACCCAATGCACCTAAATCGGAACCGGTAGAAAACCTGTTCACCATACTTAAAATCGTTTCAACTCCCGATACAGTAGACTATTTCGAAGAAAAATATAACCACTGTGAAATACGGTACGGAGATATGAAAAAACAACTGGCCGAAGATATTCTAAAAGTTACCCTTCCCATTCGCGAACGTATTCTGGACATACAGAACAATGATGAGTTCTTGCGTAAAGTGGTAAGGACCGGAGCCGAAAAAGCACGCGAAAGCGCAGCAAAAACTTTACGGGACGTACGAGAAATAATGGGCTTTAAACCTTTCTGA
- a CDS encoding DUF4954 family protein, whose protein sequence is MDRKLTSGEIKQLQNQSCLADDWNNITVSDGFTAGNIFHTRFSGKIRLGRFDKNFTLPGGLKKQAGLRHVTLHNCTLGDNVLIENIPNYIANYDIGDECFIQNVNNILVEGISSFGNGTEVSVLNETGGREVPIYNKLSAHTAYIIAMYRHRPELINKLRFHINQYTENIKSATGKIGKGVFILNTGTIKNMFIGDNCYIDGASRLENGSINSNEHAPVHIGHNVMAENFIISSGAHVSDGVVLSRCFIGQACNLSHLFSAHDSLFFSNCQGENGEACAIFAGPYTVSMHKSSLLIAGMFSFLNAGSGSNQSNHMYKLGPIHQGIAERGSKTTSDSYILWPARIGAFSLVMGRHVTHPDTSNLPFSYLIEKRNKSFLVPGVNLRSVGTIRDAQKWPKRDKRKDPEKLDNINFNLLSPFTIQKMLNGIDTLRELQNTSGETSESYSYQSTIIRNSSLVKGIQFYTLAINKFMGNSIIKRLENIRFSNNEEIRLRLQPTHPYGLGEWVDLSGLITPKQLVSQLAESIEDGLVNDLSLIEESFSRWHKDYYDMEWTWVCDLIPRWYGISVEEITAKDITDIVRQWKDAVVTLDKMLYEDAHKEYSLVSKTGFGADGNSKQREYDFEQVRGAFEKDPFVCMVSEHIRIKTELGNELIDRIAPLLD, encoded by the coding sequence ATGGATCGTAAACTCACTTCAGGAGAAATAAAACAATTGCAAAACCAATCGTGCCTGGCCGACGACTGGAACAACATCACCGTATCGGACGGCTTCACGGCCGGAAACATCTTCCACACCCGTTTCTCGGGGAAAATACGCTTAGGCCGTTTTGATAAAAATTTCACCTTGCCCGGTGGTCTGAAAAAGCAGGCGGGCCTGCGCCATGTCACATTACATAACTGTACACTCGGCGATAATGTACTGATAGAAAATATCCCCAACTACATCGCCAATTACGACATCGGAGACGAATGTTTTATCCAGAACGTGAACAATATACTTGTCGAGGGAATAAGCTCTTTCGGAAACGGGACCGAAGTTTCCGTGCTGAACGAGACAGGCGGGCGGGAAGTCCCAATATACAATAAACTTTCGGCTCATACAGCTTACATAATAGCTATGTACCGCCACCGTCCCGAACTTATAAATAAGCTGAGATTCCACATAAACCAATATACCGAAAATATAAAATCAGCTACCGGAAAAATAGGAAAAGGAGTATTTATTCTGAATACCGGAACTATTAAAAATATGTTTATCGGCGATAATTGCTACATTGACGGTGCTTCCCGGTTAGAAAACGGAAGTATTAACAGTAACGAACATGCACCGGTACATATCGGACACAATGTAATGGCCGAAAATTTCATTATCAGCTCCGGCGCCCATGTAAGCGACGGTGTAGTCCTGTCACGGTGCTTTATAGGTCAGGCATGCAACCTGAGCCATCTGTTTTCGGCGCACGACTCCCTATTCTTTAGTAATTGCCAGGGAGAAAACGGTGAAGCATGCGCGATATTCGCAGGCCCCTACACCGTATCTATGCATAAATCCAGTTTGCTCATCGCCGGGATGTTCTCTTTCCTGAATGCCGGAAGCGGCTCTAACCAAAGCAACCACATGTATAAACTCGGGCCTATACATCAAGGTATCGCCGAACGAGGATCAAAAACCACCAGCGACTCTTATATTCTCTGGCCGGCAAGAATAGGAGCTTTTTCTCTTGTTATGGGACGGCATGTAACCCATCCCGATACCTCTAATCTACCGTTCTCCTATCTCATCGAAAAAAGAAACAAGTCATTTCTGGTACCCGGCGTGAATTTAAGAAGTGTAGGTACGATAAGAGACGCTCAAAAATGGCCGAAACGAGACAAACGAAAAGATCCCGAAAAACTGGATAATATCAATTTTAATCTGCTCAGCCCATTTACCATACAAAAAATGTTGAACGGGATAGATACGTTAAGAGAGTTACAGAATACCTCAGGAGAAACTTCAGAAAGCTACAGTTACCAGAGTACGATCATACGCAATTCATCATTGGTCAAAGGCATACAGTTTTATACGCTCGCTATCAATAAATTCATGGGGAACTCTATCATTAAACGTCTTGAAAACATCCGCTTCAGCAATAACGAAGAAATACGGCTAAGACTGCAGCCCACACATCCTTACGGGCTGGGAGAATGGGTTGATCTCTCAGGTCTTATCACTCCGAAACAACTGGTTTCACAATTAGCAGAATCTATAGAAGACGGCCTTGTAAATGACCTGTCGCTTATTGAAGAATCTTTTTCCCGCTGGCATAAGGACTATTACGATATGGAATGGACATGGGTCTGCGACCTGATACCCCGATGGTATGGAATATCTGTTGAAGAAATCACGGCAAAAGATATTACAGACATCGTTCGCCAATGGAAAGACGCTGTAGTTACCCTGGATAAAATGCTTTATGAAGACGCACACAAAGAATATTCACTGGTAAGCAAGACAGGTTTCGGAGCAGACGGTAACAGCAAACAACGTGAATATGACTTCGAGCAGGTTCGCGGCGCATTTGAGAAAGATCCTTTCGTTTGTATGGTAAGCGAGCATATACGGATAAAAACCGAATTAGGAAACGAACTGATCGACAGGATAGCCCCTCTTCTGGATTGA
- a CDS encoding C45 family peptidase, which yields MIKRNIIFLFYFFSVLESFACTSAVISGRVTENGRPLLWKHRDTSAEQNVVVRFSASENSYAFVGLVDSRDTKDTAVWAGYNSEGFAVMNTASYNLKNDTFAIVDKEGVLMKEALGKCRTVKDFSLFLENYPSVRGVEANFGVIDAHGGAAYFEVSNSEIFRFDVKDSPEGYLIRSNYSMAGRKDEGLGYIRYENAQYLLSPVAVKKGLTPEYITGHVSRSFYHSLLGKDMSRTGDNWVVDQDFIPRRSSSASVVVEGVNEGENLQMVTMWTLLGYPPCSVVMPVWLSAPEGVPFLLSRDSTGVSSFCNRVVGLKHQVFPLKRGNGKYYINMELLFGHRSLGIVPQLISLEEYVYRESRIFMREAEKNGGFSGLNVSFFMDRISQKILAAYDRLEISVE from the coding sequence ATGATAAAGAGGAATATTATATTTTTGTTTTATTTCTTTTCCGTGTTAGAGTCTTTCGCTTGTACATCGGCTGTAATTTCAGGAAGAGTAACGGAAAACGGACGTCCATTGTTGTGGAAACACAGGGATACATCTGCGGAACAAAATGTCGTGGTACGGTTTTCAGCCAGTGAAAATTCTTATGCTTTTGTGGGGCTTGTGGACAGCCGCGACACAAAAGATACTGCCGTATGGGCAGGTTATAACAGTGAGGGTTTTGCTGTGATGAATACCGCTTCGTATAATCTTAAAAACGATACTTTTGCTATTGTCGACAAAGAAGGCGTGTTGATGAAAGAAGCCCTCGGTAAATGCCGAACGGTAAAGGATTTTTCTTTGTTTCTCGAAAACTATCCGTCGGTAAGGGGGGTCGAGGCGAATTTCGGGGTTATAGATGCCCATGGCGGGGCAGCTTATTTCGAAGTAAGCAATAGTGAGATATTCCGGTTCGATGTAAAAGATTCACCGGAGGGTTATCTGATTCGTTCCAATTATTCGATGGCAGGCCGTAAAGATGAAGGACTGGGATATATAAGATATGAGAACGCACAGTACCTTTTATCTCCTGTAGCAGTTAAAAAGGGATTGACTCCGGAATATATCACAGGGCATGTTTCCCGTTCGTTCTATCATTCCTTGCTCGGTAAAGATATGTCCCGGACGGGGGATAATTGGGTGGTAGACCAGGATTTTATCCCGCGTCGATCGAGTTCTGCTTCGGTAGTTGTCGAAGGTGTGAATGAGGGTGAAAATTTACAAATGGTAACGATGTGGACACTATTAGGTTATCCTCCCTGTTCGGTCGTTATGCCTGTCTGGCTTTCTGCTCCCGAAGGTGTACCTTTTTTGCTTTCACGGGATAGTACTGGTGTGTCGTCATTTTGTAACAGAGTTGTCGGTTTGAAACATCAGGTTTTTCCTTTAAAACGAGGGAACGGAAAATATTATATAAACATGGAGTTATTGTTCGGTCACCGCTCCCTGGGGATTGTTCCGCAACTTATTTCTTTGGAAGAATATGTTTACAGGGAAAGCCGGATATTCATGCGTGAAGCAGAAAAGAATGGCGGTTTTTCCGGACTTAATGTATCGTTCTTTATGGACCGTATTTCTCAAAAGATTTTGGCTGCGTACGACAGGCTTGAAATCTCTGTTGAATAG
- a CDS encoding GNAT family N-acetyltransferase, translating into MIRLYPALQNDKDALEFIRKVYMKSFPEDERREFSRVIELLAGNPLFHIVVLRNEREENVGFISYWEWEHLVYVEHFAVEERWRGSGYGAGALKSFLDEVKLPVVLEVEKPENEMSRRRIGFYERLGFKLWPQYLYIQPPYEKGKQSLELYLMTYGDINMETSFESVRDLLHAEVYQAGSIPD; encoded by the coding sequence ATGATACGATTATATCCTGCCTTGCAGAATGATAAGGACGCTTTGGAGTTTATCCGCAAGGTTTACATGAAATCTTTTCCCGAAGACGAAAGACGGGAGTTTTCCCGTGTAATAGAATTACTTGCCGGGAATCCGTTGTTCCATATAGTTGTTCTTCGTAATGAAAGAGAAGAAAATGTCGGTTTTATTTCATATTGGGAATGGGAGCATCTGGTTTATGTTGAACATTTTGCTGTAGAAGAACGCTGGAGAGGATCGGGATACGGGGCAGGAGCTTTAAAGTCTTTTCTCGATGAGGTAAAGTTACCGGTTGTACTTGAAGTGGAGAAGCCCGAAAACGAAATGAGCCGCCGCCGTATAGGTTTTTATGAACGTCTCGGGTTTAAACTGTGGCCGCAGTATCTTTATATACAACCTCCATACGAAAAAGGGAAACAGAGTCTGGAACTGTATCTTATGACTTATGGAGATATAAATATGGAAACCTCTTTCGAATCGGTGAGAGATTTGTTACATGCAGAAGTGTACCAGGCAGGTTCTATTCCCGATTGA
- a CDS encoding metal ABC transporter ATP-binding protein, which produces MLSEKNKLIEVAHVSLRYDLQPILTDINLDINRGDFMVITGPNGGGKTSLLRIILGLLNPTKGTVRFFDDGKAVHKLNMGYLPQKNMIDSRFPITVSEVILSGLINEKPFLRDFSREQKEQSEHIMELMGVNELRDRSIGQLSGGQLQRTLLGRAIISGPGVLVLDEPSSYVDKKFENHMYKLLADLSQKTTILLVSHELSKVTSIANRTVYIDKTLREEFDI; this is translated from the coding sequence ATGCTCTCGGAAAAGAATAAACTGATAGAAGTCGCGCACGTATCACTTAGATATGATCTTCAACCGATTCTTACAGATATAAATCTGGACATTAATCGGGGTGATTTCATGGTAATTACCGGTCCCAACGGGGGTGGTAAAACTTCTTTGTTGCGTATTATTCTGGGGCTATTGAATCCTACAAAAGGAACGGTACGTTTTTTTGATGATGGAAAAGCTGTACATAAACTGAATATGGGATATTTGCCTCAAAAGAATATGATAGACAGCCGTTTTCCTATTACGGTGTCGGAGGTGATATTGTCGGGGCTTATCAATGAAAAACCTTTTTTGCGAGATTTTTCCCGGGAACAGAAAGAGCAGTCTGAACATATTATGGAATTAATGGGTGTAAATGAACTTCGGGACAGGTCGATAGGACAACTCTCGGGCGGACAGTTACAACGTACTTTACTGGGACGTGCCATCATTTCCGGTCCCGGTGTCCTGGTGCTTGACGAGCCTTCTTCTTATGTAGATAAGAAATTTGAAAACCATATGTATAAACTTTTGGCTGACCTGTCACAGAAAACAACGATCCTGCTCGTTTCTCATGAATTATCCAAAGTAACTTCAATCGCAAATCGTACTGTTTATATAGATAAGACGTTACGGGAAGAATTTGATATTTAA
- a CDS encoding acyl-CoA thioesterase — protein sequence MPEYIFELEMKVRDYECDMQGIVNNANYQHYLEHTRHEFLLSTGASFTEMHEKGIDPVVSRIEINYKTPLKSQDIFSSKLYMKREGVKYIFYQDIYKTENGQLCVRAVVETVCTSNGRITRGEEFLPIFEKYL from the coding sequence ATGCCGGAATATATTTTCGAATTGGAAATGAAAGTCAGGGATTATGAGTGTGATATGCAGGGAATCGTAAACAACGCCAACTACCAGCATTATCTGGAACATACGCGCCATGAGTTCCTGCTTTCTACCGGAGCCTCTTTTACCGAAATGCATGAAAAAGGAATAGACCCCGTTGTAAGCCGTATCGAAATCAATTATAAAACGCCACTGAAAAGCCAGGATATATTTTCCAGTAAACTGTACATGAAACGAGAAGGTGTAAAATATATATTTTATCAGGATATTTACAAGACAGAAAACGGCCAGCTTTGTGTCAGAGCTGTCGTAGAAACGGTTTGTACAAGCAATGGACGTATAACCAGAGGAGAAGAATTCCTCCCTATATTCGAAAAATACCTGTAA